One Mycobacterium marseillense DNA window includes the following coding sequences:
- the trpB gene encoding tryptophan synthase subunit beta, which yields MMVDLSRPDLPLPSAAIAEPTRHEPDAGGHFGVYGGRYVAEALMAVIEEVTAAYEKERVNQDFLDTLDYLQAHYAGRPSPLYEAPRLSEQAGARIFLKREDLNHTGSHKINNVLGQALLAQRMGKKRVIAETGAGQHGVATATACALLGLDCVIYMGAVDTERQALNVARMRLLGATVVSVQSGSRTLKDAINEAFRDWVTNADNTFYCFGTAAGPHPFPAMVRDFQRIIGLEARAQIQAQAGRLPDAVMACIGGGSNAIGIFHPFIDDPGVRLIGFEAAGDGVETGRHAATFSGGSPGAFQGSFSYLLQDEDGQTIESHSISAGLDYPGVGPEHAWLRESGRAEYRPITDSEAMEAFRTLCRTEGIIPAIESAHAVAGALKVAPELGTAAIIVVNLSGRGDKDVETAAQWFGLLGSSDR from the coding sequence GTGATGGTGGATCTGTCCCGCCCGGACCTTCCGCTTCCGAGCGCAGCCATCGCCGAACCCACCCGCCACGAACCCGATGCGGGTGGCCATTTCGGCGTGTACGGCGGTCGCTACGTCGCCGAAGCGCTGATGGCCGTCATCGAAGAGGTCACCGCGGCCTACGAGAAGGAGCGCGTCAACCAGGACTTCCTGGACACGCTGGATTACCTGCAGGCGCACTACGCCGGCCGGCCGTCGCCGCTGTATGAGGCGCCTCGACTGTCCGAGCAGGCCGGCGCCCGTATCTTCCTCAAGCGAGAAGACCTGAACCACACCGGTTCTCACAAGATCAACAACGTGCTCGGTCAGGCGCTGCTCGCGCAGCGCATGGGCAAGAAGCGGGTCATCGCCGAGACCGGGGCCGGTCAGCACGGCGTGGCGACCGCCACCGCGTGCGCCCTGCTCGGCCTGGACTGTGTGATCTACATGGGCGCCGTGGACACCGAGCGCCAGGCGCTCAACGTGGCACGGATGCGATTGCTGGGAGCCACGGTCGTTTCGGTCCAAAGCGGTTCGAGGACGCTCAAGGACGCCATCAATGAGGCGTTCCGGGATTGGGTTACCAATGCCGACAACACCTTCTACTGCTTCGGCACCGCGGCCGGGCCGCACCCCTTTCCGGCCATGGTGCGCGACTTTCAGCGCATCATCGGCCTCGAGGCGCGCGCCCAGATCCAGGCGCAGGCGGGGCGGCTGCCCGACGCGGTGATGGCCTGCATCGGTGGCGGGTCGAACGCCATCGGCATCTTCCACCCGTTCATCGACGATCCCGGCGTGCGGCTGATCGGATTCGAGGCGGCCGGCGACGGCGTCGAAACCGGAAGGCACGCCGCCACCTTCAGCGGCGGTTCCCCCGGGGCGTTCCAGGGGTCGTTCTCCTACCTGCTGCAAGACGAGGACGGCCAGACCATCGAATCCCATTCCATCTCAGCGGGTCTCGATTATCCGGGGGTGGGCCCAGAGCACGCGTGGCTGCGTGAGAGCGGACGCGCCGAGTACCGGCCCATCACCGACTCCGAGGCGATGGAGGCATTCCGCACCCTGTGCCGCACCGAAGGGATCATCCCCGCCATCGAATCCGCGCACGCGGTGGCCGGGGCCCTGAAGGTGGCACCCGAATTGGGGACGGCCGCGATCATCGTGGTGAACCTCTCCGGGCGCGGGGACAAGGATGTCGAGACGGCCGCGCAGTGGTTCGGGCTGTTGGGATCCAGCGACAGATGA
- the trpA gene encoding tryptophan synthase subunit alpha encodes MTVKQSETSRLGPIFDVCRNDGRAALIGYLPTGYPDVRTSLDGMVALVESGCDIVEVGVPYSDPGMDGPTIAKATEAALHGGVRVRDTLAAVEAISAAGGHAVVMTYWNPVLRYGIEAFARDLASAGGYGLITPDLIPDEAGQWLAASEEYGLDRIFLVAPSSTPQRLAMTVEASRGFVYAASTMGVTGARDVVSNAAPELVGRVKGISEIPVGVGLGVRSGEQAAQIGGYADGVIVGSALVSALGDGGLTALGALTEELAAGVRRRAAAS; translated from the coding sequence ATGACCGTCAAGCAGAGCGAAACCAGCAGGCTCGGGCCGATCTTCGACGTGTGCCGCAACGACGGTCGCGCGGCGCTGATCGGCTATCTGCCTACCGGGTATCCGGATGTGCGGACGTCCCTGGACGGGATGGTCGCCCTGGTCGAATCGGGTTGCGACATCGTCGAAGTCGGGGTGCCCTATTCGGATCCGGGCATGGACGGCCCGACCATCGCCAAGGCCACCGAGGCCGCGCTGCACGGGGGGGTGCGCGTCCGCGACACCCTGGCCGCGGTCGAGGCGATCAGCGCCGCCGGCGGCCACGCCGTGGTGATGACGTACTGGAACCCCGTGTTGCGCTATGGGATTGAAGCCTTCGCCCGCGACCTGGCGTCGGCCGGCGGATACGGCCTGATCACTCCCGATCTCATCCCCGACGAAGCCGGGCAGTGGCTGGCGGCGTCCGAGGAGTACGGGTTGGACCGGATATTTCTGGTAGCCCCCTCCTCGACGCCGCAGCGCTTGGCGATGACGGTCGAGGCGTCCCGCGGATTCGTCTACGCGGCGTCGACGATGGGCGTGACGGGGGCGCGCGACGTGGTGTCCAACGCCGCGCCCGAGTTGGTGGGCAGGGTCAAGGGGATATCGGAAATCCCCGTCGGTGTCGGGCTGGGGGTGCGGTCGGGAGAGCAAGCCGCCCAGATCGGCGGCTACGCCGACGGTGTCATTGTCGGTTCCGCGCTGGTGTCGGCGCTCGGAGACGGGGGTTTGACCGCATTGGGCGCACTCACTGAGGAACTCGCCGCCGGTGTGCGTCGAAGGGCGGCGGCGTCGTGA